The segment CCTTGGCGTCCTTCACTACGCTCGGATTTTTCAGCGCCAAGCTTTCCTTCTACTTCGGCTTCCATAAGCCGTTCACAGAGCCATTTGAGCATAGATAACATGGGTTCTTCGTCCAACACAAATTTCATTAGCATTTTTTCGAAAGGTACGGTAGAATTTTGGTAAGCCATCGATTACACACTCCTTTGGGTTTGCTAGCACTTACCTTTTCGGAGTTTTCGATGGCTTTTCCTTTTTCACTTTTGCGAACTTAATTCTACGCTATCCTTTCCCTCGGCTTCATCCGCCTAAAAATCCAGTAGTTATTCAGGTACGCAACATATTTGCGCGGAAATCAAATCCTACTATCCTTCTGTGCAAGCCTGTTCTTTGGCCAAATACAAAACCATCGCTTTCGCTTTAGCTCCATATTATATGTTATTCTTCAAATTTTTACATTTCCCTGTGAATTACCTTTTAATTCTTCATATTTTTTCAAATGCTCTCCTCATTTTACTTTTTGCTTTCTCCGGATAACTTAGCATTTCGCATACCACCACTGCTTGGCTTCCGAACATATACCCTACAATCAACAATTCCATGCTTTTGAAAACTACACAAACAAAAGCCCTCTCGCCCTACAAGCACCACGAGCATATTCGCATCAAGAGCGAAGGACATTTCGGCAAGAAGGCATGAGTCAGCTACAAGAACGATAATACTTACCAAAGGCATACAGCGCGTCGCTCGGTTGGCTGCTTTTAGTTTTTTATTGGTAGTCTATTTCTCGGCGGGATATTGCATGTTATGCATTCTCCATTTATAAAGTGAAATCGTATCGTTCGTTCGGGCGTAACTTCCCCAAAATCCAGAATCACCTGTACCGCCGCTTGATCTACTGCCAAGTCCTGTGGGTATATTCGTGTAAACGCTTCAAGGAACTCGCTACCCCTTCGCCTACGAGACGTCCTTTCCGCTAGAGGCAGAGCCGCAAGAATGCTCTTTTGTATTAAACCTTGAAGTCTGAGATTCCTTGACCACAGCTGCTGTACCGCCTCCCCGAATAAATGTTTCATCACTTTCTCCGAAATAGTCGGCATCTTTCTTTTGTGGGGGATTATATACCTGCGTCCACAATACCAGGAAATATATCTAGTATGTCCCGGCCTCGGATATTTATATGCGCCTACTACTTTGCTGCCATATTTGCTTTTACATTCACTGCAAATAAGTTTATTGGAGAAAGCGTGCAAGAGCGGATTGATGAAAGCTGCGCTTTCCTTTCGCCTCTGCACTTCCATAAATATCGCTTCACTTATAATCGGTTCATGGTCATTTTCTATGAAAAACTTGGGAAGCTCACCCATGTTTTTACGCGCCTTTTTGGTCAGGTAATCCTCTATAAAACGCTTCTGCAAGAGTGCTGCCCCATAATATTTTTCATTGGTCAATATGGATTCCACTACCATAGGCTGCCACTTTATTTTACCACCTGGGGTTGGCACTCCATTATTGGTGAGATATTTTGCAATCCCTGAATCAGTATTACCTTCCAGATACAGCCTGTAAATTAATCGAATGATCTTAGCTTCTTCTTCGACGATTTCCGGTTTACCATCTCTACCGCGCCGGTAACCAAGAAAAATTGCGTATGGCATGGAATATTTACCATCTGCAAACCGTTTTCGAACACCCCATTTCACATTTTCTGAAATCGAGCGACTTTCTTCTTGCGCTATGCTAGACAACAGGGTAAGCATAAACTCTCCCTTGCTATCGCAAGAATATAGGTTTTCTTTTTCAAACCAAACTTCGCATCCGACTTCCTTTAGTTGCCTTACAATCATAAGCGCATCCAGAGTATTTCGAGCAAAGCGGGATATGCTTTTTGTGATAATGAGGTCTATCTTTCCATTCAATGCATCCTCAACCATGCGGTTAAATTCTGGTCGCCTCTTTCTCGAAGTGCCACTTAACCCCTCGTCACAGTACAGGCCAATAAATTCCCAATTAATATGAGCGGCGATAAATTTGGAATAATAATCTTTTTGCGCCTCATACGAATTCAATTGTTCTTCACTACTCGTACTGACACGAATATATGCTGCGGAACGCCTTTTTACAAACTGGCTCGATAGTTCTAAGTCAAACTGGGGCTTTGCTTTTATAGTTGTTATAAGCCTTTTACGCTCCATTCGGCGGTTCCAGACTACCAATGATCGGCTTTATTTTTAACATCAAGGACTGCCGAGAGGCC is part of the Anaeromusa acidaminophila DSM 3853 genome and harbors:
- a CDS encoding recombinase family protein, whose product is MERKRLITTIKAKPQFDLELSSQFVKRRSAAYIRVSTSSEEQLNSYEAQKDYYSKFIAAHINWEFIGLYCDEGLSGTSRKRRPEFNRMVEDALNGKIDLIITKSISRFARNTLDALMIVRQLKEVGCEVWFEKENLYSCDSKGEFMLTLLSSIAQEESRSISENVKWGVRKRFADGKYSMPYAIFLGYRRGRDGKPEIVEEEAKIIRLIYRLYLEGNTDSGIAKYLTNNGVPTPGGKIKWQPMVVESILTNEKYYGAALLQKRFIEDYLTKKARKNMGELPKFFIENDHEPIISEAIFMEVQRRKESAAFINPLLHAFSNKLICSECKSKYGSKVVGAYKYPRPGHTRYISWYCGRRYIIPHKRKMPTISEKVMKHLFGEAVQQLWSRNLRLQGLIQKSILAALPLAERTSRRRRGSEFLEAFTRIYPQDLAVDQAAVQVILDFGEVTPERTIRFHFINGECITCNIPPRNRLPIKN